A stretch of Flavobacteriales bacterium DNA encodes these proteins:
- a CDS encoding HYR domain-containing protein, whose product MKNIYSFLFVFTAFASVSSAQQVTQTWSAPSSVTIDNVGNYGYSAPAVTFNQGQFTSGCRVSDVDVIINWAKTDGTCSAPTGGSSYHEETSFRIDGPTGNEVLAQPATWSGNATTNNVITTFNQGSTIPSGTPATGTYGPNNGNLDNYIGDVPFGNWNLRVGDNDIDDPVCLVSYSVRITTSTDTDSPVFTSAPSNFNVNTDPGNCTAVVTWPTPVATDQCSVTLSQTAGLPSGSAFPIGTSTVTYQAVDPYSHVTTHSFTVTVTDNQNPTVACPVNPSANAPSGNCAANVSFTTPTPSDNCPGATVAQIAGPTSGSSFPVGNTTVTFRATDAAGNTGDCSFQVEVLDIEDPAISCPANINTVSTNGSCGALVTYSTPVGTDNCSGVQTVLTAGYPTGLSFPSGTTTVTYLAIDASGNQNDCSFTVTVDPVPNGTLSLPPTSVCQGNPTDITFTFSSGSGPFNVSFTDGISVFTVNGVQSGDTYTIVPPTSVTYSYTSIQDATGCARTSGFLGTASVVVTPIPVVNFSGLDQVYCVSDADVTLTGNQNGGSFSGTGIAPLGTGTATFSPSGAGPTGPYDITYEFTDINGCTDSQVQQVSVDAQPVADAGAGGDECDLDFTFSAVPTVGVGTWTTVSGPGLPFFSDINSATSIVQVSAVGTYVFRWTEVNGECSDFDEVTVNFYQVPSPNPGFGGAECDLNFQLGATPSVGVGTWSAIGPGTATFTPDANDPNAVVDVDTYGTYSLIWTEDNNGCSNSASISVVFDQLAVSNAGSGGDECDLNFTFSAVPSVGTGVWTATGPGAVTYSSPNSPTATATVSNDGTYVFTWTETSGNCVSVDQVTVNFYQQPVANAGSGGDECDLDFALNAIASSGTGTWTSSDPGNTTFSNASSPTSTVSVSQYGTYDFTWTEVNGTCSDAATITVNFYEQPTANAGLGGDECDLDFTFTGVASVGVGLWTSVGPGTASFTNDLDATTDVTVSAYGTYTFTWNEINGTCSDAASVTVNFYEQPVADAGTGGDECDLNFLLVSTPSVGLGVWSITSGPGVATFNNAVSPVSLVTVDTYGSYEFTWTETNGSCSDASTVTVNFYQQPVADAGNGGNECDLDFVLSAVPSYGNGLWTSSGPGSASFLDDADPNTAVTVTQSGAYTFTWTETNGSCVDSDDVQVNLYDQPVADAGQGGDECDLNFTFSGVSSFGTGTWTYTGAGNAFFSNANSATGAVTVDTYGSYDFTWTEVNGICSDAATITVNFYQQPVANAGNGGSECDLDFNLNATASVGVGTWTFTGPGSATFSPDGNTPNAIVTVDATGQYTFTWTENNSGCSDSEDVIVVFNPLPVVSFSGLLPNYCIDQTSPVALTGSPAGGTFSGLGISGNSFVPSIAGVGTIFITYTYTDLNGCTDSETQAVDVNGLPVVSFTGLSMAYCEDDATSYTLTGVPAGGNFSGLGISGNDFVPVNAGAGIHTVTYTYSDPFGCTSFEDQSVTINELPVVSFTGLAASYCENASNASLVGNPVGGTFSGTGIIGSAFSPVAAGVGLHTVTYTYTDVNGCTNSIDQQVQVNDLPLPVITPGGVSEICAGSNLVLNAGGGYSVYNWSNSTNGQTTTITQAGSYNVIVTSDEGCSGTSAPIQVVVNQPPVVDLGNDTTICTGQVLNLNAGNNGATYLWSTTEITQSINVTTTGAFTVQVTDGNGCIGTDDVAVTVSNLLDPVIVASGPLSFCDGESVTLDGGSGYFTYLWSTGEQTSTIDVNTSGVVELQVWDQFGCGGSDEAIVSVLQLPNAVISPAGPIAVCSGDSVVLSASSNFANYDWSPNGEGTSSITVTQSGTYAVTVQDPNNGCEATSSPVQVTINISIPPTIVASGATEFCNGESVSLSVQPGPYNSYLWSTGSTTPSIVVTHTGDISVTVLDANNCLDSTLLGNPIHIEVWEPQPIAMQQGDSVVVTNGPFNQYQWYLNGGPIPGATADVYVPLVSGNYYVEAWDENGCTGTSFNVEFTFTGVFDLESLVDLELYPNPTNGTFTLQAELGINTDVTLALRDVVGREIMVPEYISGVSTIRKEFNISHLDAGVYFVQLSMPQGVVVRSVVKN is encoded by the coding sequence ATGAAGAACATTTATTCATTTCTATTCGTTTTCACTGCCTTTGCAAGTGTCTCGAGTGCTCAACAAGTGACTCAGACTTGGAGTGCACCAAGTTCGGTTACTATCGATAATGTAGGGAACTATGGCTACTCGGCTCCCGCGGTTACATTCAATCAAGGGCAGTTTACCTCAGGTTGCCGAGTATCTGATGTAGATGTGATTATCAATTGGGCGAAGACAGATGGAACTTGTTCTGCGCCAACTGGCGGTAGTTCTTATCACGAAGAAACAAGCTTTAGGATTGATGGGCCAACAGGGAATGAGGTTTTGGCTCAACCTGCTACTTGGTCTGGTAATGCCACGACCAATAATGTTATTACAACCTTCAATCAAGGGTCCACCATTCCATCTGGAACGCCCGCAACTGGAACTTATGGTCCGAACAATGGAAATCTTGACAATTACATTGGTGATGTGCCGTTCGGTAATTGGAATTTAAGGGTTGGTGACAACGATATTGACGATCCGGTTTGCTTGGTGTCCTATTCTGTGAGAATTACGACTTCTACAGATACGGATTCTCCCGTTTTTACTTCCGCCCCATCAAATTTCAATGTAAATACGGATCCAGGTAACTGTACTGCGGTTGTCACCTGGCCAACTCCGGTAGCTACTGATCAATGTTCGGTTACCTTATCGCAAACAGCAGGTCTTCCAAGCGGAAGCGCTTTCCCGATTGGAACATCTACTGTAACCTATCAGGCGGTTGATCCTTATTCACATGTCACTACACATTCGTTTACAGTTACGGTTACAGATAATCAAAACCCAACTGTGGCCTGTCCTGTAAACCCTAGTGCCAATGCTCCAAGTGGAAACTGTGCAGCTAACGTGAGTTTCACAACCCCAACCCCATCTGATAACTGTCCGGGTGCTACCGTAGCTCAAATTGCAGGCCCAACAAGCGGTTCGAGTTTCCCTGTTGGAAACACTACTGTTACGTTCCGAGCAACAGATGCTGCTGGCAACACAGGTGATTGTTCTTTTCAGGTTGAGGTTCTCGATATTGAAGACCCTGCTATTAGTTGCCCAGCAAACATCAATACTGTGTCTACCAATGGTAGCTGTGGAGCTCTGGTTACTTATTCTACACCTGTTGGAACTGATAATTGTTCTGGTGTGCAAACCGTCCTCACTGCAGGTTATCCTACTGGATTATCCTTTCCGTCAGGAACTACAACGGTCACATACTTGGCTATTGATGCATCAGGCAATCAAAATGATTGTTCATTTACGGTAACAGTAGATCCTGTGCCTAATGGAACACTGTCTTTGCCTCCTACATCTGTATGTCAAGGAAATCCAACTGACATCACATTCACTTTTTCCTCTGGTTCTGGTCCCTTTAATGTTTCGTTTACAGACGGTATTTCAGTTTTCACTGTCAACGGAGTTCAAAGTGGCGACACGTACACGATTGTACCGCCAACCTCCGTTACTTACAGCTATACTTCTATTCAAGACGCAACAGGTTGCGCTCGAACCTCTGGGTTTTTGGGGACAGCATCTGTTGTAGTAACGCCTATTCCGGTAGTTAACTTTAGTGGATTGGATCAAGTTTATTGTGTGTCTGATGCCGATGTGACGCTCACGGGAAATCAAAATGGAGGTTCATTCTCAGGTACTGGAATTGCTCCATTAGGTACTGGTACTGCGACTTTTAGCCCTTCTGGTGCAGGGCCAACTGGACCGTACGATATAACATATGAATTCACCGATATAAATGGATGTACTGATTCTCAAGTGCAACAGGTTTCGGTTGACGCTCAGCCTGTAGCAGATGCTGGCGCTGGTGGTGATGAGTGTGATCTGGATTTTACTTTTTCTGCTGTTCCAACAGTAGGTGTTGGAACTTGGACAACGGTCAGTGGTCCTGGATTGCCATTTTTCTCTGACATCAATAGTGCAACATCAATAGTGCAAGTTTCTGCGGTTGGTACTTATGTTTTCAGATGGACCGAAGTAAATGGCGAATGTTCCGATTTTGATGAAGTTACGGTCAATTTCTATCAAGTTCCATCTCCAAATCCAGGATTTGGAGGAGCTGAGTGTGACCTGAACTTTCAATTAGGGGCTACGCCAAGTGTCGGTGTTGGCACATGGTCAGCAATTGGTCCTGGAACAGCGACATTTACTCCAGATGCCAACGATCCAAATGCGGTGGTTGATGTTGATACATACGGGACCTATTCTCTGATATGGACCGAGGACAACAACGGCTGTTCTAATTCAGCTTCTATTTCTGTGGTCTTTGATCAACTGGCAGTGTCGAATGCCGGGTCAGGTGGCGATGAGTGCGATTTGAATTTCACTTTTTCTGCAGTGCCAAGCGTAGGAACGGGAGTTTGGACAGCAACAGGGCCTGGTGCTGTTACGTACAGTTCTCCGAATAGTCCTACAGCCACCGCTACGGTAAGTAATGACGGAACATACGTGTTCACTTGGACTGAGACCAGTGGTAATTGTGTTTCTGTAGATCAGGTAACCGTAAATTTCTATCAACAACCAGTTGCGAATGCAGGGTCTGGTGGAGATGAATGTGACCTTGACTTTGCTTTAAATGCAATCGCTAGCTCAGGTACTGGAACATGGACGTCATCTGATCCTGGAAACACAACATTTTCGAATGCATCAAGCCCTACATCAACCGTATCGGTTTCACAATATGGCACTTACGACTTTACTTGGACAGAGGTCAATGGGACTTGCAGTGACGCTGCAACTATAACGGTTAATTTCTACGAACAACCAACCGCAAATGCGGGATTGGGAGGAGACGAATGTGATTTGGATTTCACTTTCACTGGTGTCGCTTCTGTCGGGGTTGGACTTTGGACTTCTGTTGGACCTGGAACGGCAAGTTTTACAAACGATCTTGATGCGACTACAGATGTTACTGTATCGGCTTATGGAACTTACACCTTCACTTGGAATGAGATCAATGGAACCTGTTCAGATGCAGCTTCCGTTACCGTTAATTTCTATGAGCAACCAGTGGCCGATGCTGGAACTGGCGGTGATGAATGTGATCTGAACTTCCTGTTAGTTTCTACTCCGAGTGTTGGTCTAGGTGTTTGGTCAATTACCAGCGGACCTGGAGTTGCAACGTTTAATAATGCAGTTTCTCCCGTTTCTCTGGTAACCGTAGATACGTACGGCTCTTATGAGTTTACTTGGACAGAAACAAATGGAAGTTGTTCGGACGCATCAACAGTAACTGTGAACTTTTACCAGCAGCCTGTTGCAGATGCTGGAAATGGAGGTAACGAATGTGATCTTGACTTTGTGCTCTCGGCAGTGCCTAGCTATGGAAATGGATTGTGGACTTCTTCTGGACCAGGTTCTGCTTCATTCCTTGATGATGCTGATCCGAACACCGCCGTTACTGTTACTCAATCAGGAGCTTACACGTTTACTTGGACTGAAACGAACGGTTCTTGCGTTGATTCGGATGATGTTCAAGTTAATCTCTACGATCAACCAGTTGCTGATGCTGGGCAAGGAGGTGATGAATGTGACCTTAATTTCACTTTTTCGGGAGTATCTAGTTTTGGTACAGGAACATGGACCTACACTGGTGCTGGAAATGCCTTTTTCAGCAATGCAAATAGTGCGACTGGAGCTGTTACTGTAGATACGTACGGTTCGTACGATTTTACATGGACCGAGGTTAACGGAATATGTTCGGACGCAGCTACAATTACTGTTAATTTCTATCAACAGCCGGTAGCCAATGCTGGTAATGGAGGTTCAGAATGTGATCTTGACTTTAACCTTAATGCAACTGCAAGTGTGGGTGTAGGAACTTGGACTTTCACCGGACCAGGGTCTGCTACCTTTTCTCCAGATGGAAACACACCAAATGCAATTGTCACTGTGGATGCGACTGGACAGTACACATTTACTTGGACGGAAAACAATAGTGGATGTTCTGACTCTGAGGATGTGATTGTTGTCTTCAATCCGCTACCAGTTGTCTCGTTCTCTGGTCTTTTGCCAAATTACTGCATTGATCAAACGTCTCCTGTTGCTTTGACCGGGTCGCCAGCTGGAGGAACCTTTTCAGGTCTTGGCATTAGTGGAAATAGCTTTGTGCCTTCTATAGCTGGAGTTGGAACAATTTTTATCACTTACACTTACACAGATCTAAACGGCTGCACGGATAGCGAAACTCAAGCTGTTGATGTAAATGGACTTCCAGTGGTATCTTTCACGGGATTGTCTATGGCTTATTGTGAAGATGACGCGACCTCTTACACTCTTACAGGTGTTCCTGCCGGTGGAAACTTCAGTGGTTTAGGAATAAGCGGAAATGACTTCGTGCCTGTAAACGCGGGAGCGGGAATTCATACCGTCACTTACACTTACTCCGACCCATTCGGATGTACGAGTTTTGAAGACCAATCGGTCACTATCAATGAACTTCCGGTCGTATCGTTCACTGGATTGGCTGCTAGTTATTGTGAGAATGCTTCAAATGCTTCTCTGGTTGGGAATCCCGTTGGTGGAACATTCTCCGGAACAGGAATTATCGGAAGCGCCTTCAGCCCAGTTGCTGCTGGTGTTGGTCTTCATACTGTTACGTACACATATACTGATGTGAATGGCTGTACAAATAGTATTGATCAGCAAGTACAAGTAAATGACTTACCGCTTCCTGTCATTACACCTGGAGGTGTTTCAGAGATATGTGCAGGAAGCAACCTTGTCTTGAATGCTGGAGGTGGTTATTCGGTTTATAATTGGAGTAATAGCACGAACGGCCAAACCACTACGATCACCCAAGCTGGATCGTACAATGTGATCGTGACTTCAGATGAAGGGTGTTCTGGAACATCGGCTCCAATTCAAGTAGTCGTTAATCAGCCACCTGTGGTGGATCTTGGAAATGACACAACGATATGTACTGGTCAAGTATTGAACTTGAATGCTGGTAACAATGGAGCTACATATTTATGGTCAACAACGGAAATCACTCAATCAATAAATGTGACAACCACAGGAGCATTTACAGTTCAAGTAACTGATGGAAATGGGTGCATTGGAACGGATGACGTGGCCGTTACTGTAAGTAATCTTTTAGATCCTGTAATTGTTGCCAGCGGGCCACTGAGTTTCTGCGATGGAGAGAGCGTAACGCTTGATGGTGGCTCAGGATATTTTACCTACCTCTGGAGCACGGGAGAACAGACATCAACTATCGATGTCAATACATCGGGCGTAGTAGAACTTCAAGTTTGGGATCAATTTGGTTGTGGCGGAAGCGATGAAGCAATAGTGTCCGTTCTTCAGCTACCTAATGCTGTGATTTCTCCAGCCGGGCCAATCGCAGTTTGCAGCGGTGATTCGGTTGTTCTCTCTGCTAGTTCCAATTTTGCCAACTACGACTGGAGCCCAAATGGTGAGGGAACTTCTTCCATAACGGTTACTCAATCTGGGACTTATGCAGTAACTGTTCAGGATCCGAATAATGGGTGTGAGGCGACTTCTTCTCCTGTTCAGGTAACGATAAACATTTCTATTCCACCTACAATTGTAGCTAGTGGTGCCACTGAATTTTGTAATGGAGAAAGCGTAAGCTTATCGGTTCAGCCCGGTCCATATAATTCATACTTATGGTCCACAGGTTCAACCACTCCGTCAATTGTTGTAACTCATACTGGGGACATTTCAGTCACTGTACTTGATGCCAACAATTGTCTGGACAGTACTCTACTCGGAAATCCAATTCATATAGAAGTTTGGGAACCGCAGCCAATTGCAATGCAGCAGGGAGATAGCGTAGTTGTGACTAACGGACCGTTTAATCAATATCAATGGTATTTGAATGGAGGTCCTATTCCTGGAGCTACTGCAGACGTTTATGTCCCGTTGGTAAGTGGGAATTACTACGTTGAAGCGTGGGATGAAAATGGTTGTACAGGAACGTCTTTCAATGTTGAGTTCACATTTACTGGAGTCTTCGATTTGGAAAGTTTGGTAGACCTTGAACTATACCCAAATCCGACCAACGGAACTTTTACATTACAAGCTGAATTAGGAATAAACACTGATGTTACGCTAGCGTTACGAGACGTAGTGGGACGAGAAATCATGGTGCCAGAATATATTTCTGGAGTTTCCACAATTAGAAAAGAATTCAATATTTCACATCTTGATGCAGGCGTGTATTTTGTACAATTGTCAATGCCTCAGGGTGTTGTTGTAAGGTCTGTGGTAAAGAATTGA
- a CDS encoding T9SS type A sorting domain-containing protein: MNKFVSVCLFLFISASSFAQSNCDFWYVSPTGAGTLGTSDQPVTFAYALANVTPARNHIRVLGGTYSFSDKILLVSDVTIEGGYQISGSDWVLSSNVNTNFNVIPPLETVNIGGTDVGHYVGVEASGLTGFVLRNLTINVKLAGATGTTDNRGRNIYGLYLDGSSDYTISRVVVNTGDASDGAGGVAGQNGLSGANGDLGQQGNCDGCFFPWCNAGAGAPGGAGGLGGGGTAAGQDGTGVNGGGGGKGGNGGVEGSNAGQAGQEGGGVASSPANTTGGGTAGGGGDPGGDGANGSAGANGTAGANGASSPAGTVSGGFFIPGAQASAGVNGIAGKGGRGGGGGGGQGCSLCDDGPGNAGGAGGGGGQAGTGGTGGYGGGSTYGVFAWSNGSNGNIIDTELNPGAAGAGGAGGLGGSGAAGGNGGNGATACSSEIGEGGDGGAGGSGGSGGNGASGASGVALASASTGTALNVLGTTVPSTYSPVTVFQNQGCTNSEITISKNGGSFDLTGMGNAQLVNDLDLNTSSFTIASNNVAVYYGTTGQQNVVISGTVYNDYIDIVTSRPLPVIEVLMNSLPVSSLCVGASVDLNTPTVGASYEWSIVSSAIGAVPTGGASSTSSSHTFNSVGTFYVKLRVKDECCGWSIPVYQEITVTPGPTVDLGIEDTTICGQNTITFDAGIGFNSYSWSPSGDTTQTLTIDNTGIYTVFVTDANGCVGQDQVQVGVSEPLNLVVIPDGPTSFCVGGEVTLSSDAGFATYLWSDGSTTADSLTVTQSGDYYVIVEDDLGCTGISQIVQVSVNSLPNAAINALGPLSFCPGDSVILAAPVGYVGYEWSSGSSNDSIAVNSAQQVTLTVTSAQGCVNSSSVDVSIYPQPSPQISGDGPFEFCTGENVVLSVGSNYSSYLWSSGSTSQTITVTESGLYGVSVIDLNGCVDSTLLATPVSVTVFEPQPVIVQSGDSLIITNAGDFGAIQWYYNGNPISGENGSVYVITSSGNYTASGTDDNGCMGFSPNYEMTCCVGIGEINDLSYLNIYPNPTSGMITLEAEFVNETEVSILIFDIAGKEMIAYFFGTPVSSVQKSFDLNTLASGVYFLRVTTNNGAIVHRIVKK; encoded by the coding sequence ATGAACAAGTTTGTATCAGTCTGTTTATTCCTGTTTATTTCAGCTTCGTCTTTTGCTCAGTCAAACTGCGACTTTTGGTATGTGTCCCCTACGGGAGCGGGAACATTAGGAACATCTGACCAGCCGGTCACATTTGCATATGCACTTGCAAATGTGACACCAGCTCGTAACCATATCAGGGTACTTGGCGGAACCTATAGCTTTTCGGATAAGATTCTCCTTGTTTCTGATGTCACTATTGAAGGAGGCTATCAGATAAGTGGTTCAGATTGGGTTCTTTCCAGTAATGTGAATACCAACTTTAACGTGATTCCACCATTGGAAACCGTTAACATTGGTGGAACCGATGTTGGTCACTACGTAGGAGTGGAAGCTTCTGGTTTAACAGGATTCGTTTTACGCAATTTGACTATAAATGTAAAATTAGCTGGGGCAACTGGAACAACGGATAACAGAGGAAGAAATATTTATGGACTGTACTTGGATGGAAGTTCAGATTATACCATTTCACGGGTTGTTGTTAATACGGGCGATGCTTCAGACGGAGCAGGTGGAGTAGCAGGACAAAATGGGCTTTCAGGCGCTAATGGCGATCTCGGTCAACAAGGAAATTGTGATGGTTGTTTCTTCCCATGGTGCAATGCTGGAGCTGGAGCTCCTGGAGGCGCGGGTGGTCTTGGCGGTGGTGGAACTGCTGCTGGTCAAGATGGCACTGGTGTAAATGGTGGCGGAGGTGGAAAAGGCGGCAATGGAGGTGTAGAAGGATCCAATGCTGGTCAAGCAGGACAAGAAGGTGGTGGAGTTGCTAGTTCTCCCGCTAATACAACAGGGGGAGGAACAGCAGGAGGCGGAGGAGATCCAGGAGGTGACGGAGCGAACGGAAGTGCAGGAGCAAATGGAACTGCTGGAGCAAACGGTGCAAGCTCACCTGCTGGTACGGTTTCAGGTGGGTTTTTCATTCCCGGGGCTCAGGCCAGTGCTGGTGTGAACGGAATTGCTGGAAAAGGCGGTCGCGGTGGCGGTGGCGGTGGCGGTCAAGGCTGCTCTCTTTGTGATGATGGACCAGGAAATGCAGGTGGTGCTGGCGGTGGCGGAGGTCAAGCTGGAACTGGAGGAACTGGTGGTTATGGTGGTGGCTCCACATATGGGGTTTTTGCTTGGAGCAACGGTTCTAACGGGAACATAATTGATACAGAATTGAATCCAGGTGCCGCGGGTGCTGGAGGTGCAGGTGGACTAGGAGGAAGTGGAGCTGCTGGTGGAAATGGGGGAAATGGGGCAACGGCTTGTTCCTCAGAAATTGGTGAAGGTGGGGATGGAGGTGCAGGAGGCTCTGGTGGTTCAGGCGGCAACGGTGCTTCTGGAGCTAGTGGTGTTGCGTTAGCATCCGCATCAACTGGAACGGCACTAAATGTTTTAGGGACTACAGTTCCATCAACCTACAGTCCTGTTACGGTTTTTCAAAATCAAGGATGTACGAATTCTGAAATTACGATCTCTAAAAACGGTGGAAGTTTTGATCTCACAGGAATGGGGAATGCACAACTGGTCAATGATCTTGACTTGAATACCAGCAGTTTCACAATTGCTTCAAATAATGTTGCCGTGTATTATGGAACAACGGGTCAGCAGAATGTAGTGATCAGCGGAACAGTTTATAACGATTACATTGATATTGTAACTTCTAGACCATTGCCGGTGATAGAGGTTTTAATGAATAGCCTCCCTGTTTCCAGCCTCTGTGTCGGAGCGTCAGTTGACCTCAATACGCCTACAGTTGGTGCAAGTTATGAGTGGTCGATTGTGTCTAGTGCAATCGGTGCAGTACCCACAGGTGGAGCTTCGTCTACAAGTAGCTCTCATACCTTTAATTCGGTTGGAACTTTTTATGTGAAACTTCGGGTAAAGGATGAATGTTGCGGTTGGTCAATTCCAGTATATCAGGAAATAACGGTGACTCCCGGGCCGACCGTTGATCTTGGAATCGAGGATACAACCATTTGCGGACAGAACACGATAACTTTCGATGCTGGAATAGGCTTCAACTCGTATTCTTGGAGCCCTTCAGGAGACACAACTCAAACGTTAACGATTGACAACACTGGGATTTACACGGTTTTTGTAACCGATGCCAACGGTTGTGTAGGACAAGATCAGGTGCAAGTTGGGGTTAGTGAACCACTTAACCTGGTGGTTATTCCCGATGGTCCTACTTCATTCTGCGTAGGAGGCGAGGTTACATTAAGCTCTGATGCTGGATTTGCTACATATCTTTGGTCTGACGGAAGCACCACAGCTGATTCGCTTACGGTCACTCAATCAGGAGACTATTATGTTATCGTGGAAGACGATCTAGGCTGCACTGGCATATCGCAAATTGTTCAAGTGAGTGTTAATTCGCTACCAAACGCGGCCATAAATGCGCTTGGACCATTGTCGTTTTGTCCAGGAGACAGCGTAATTCTTGCTGCCCCGGTTGGATACGTTGGTTACGAGTGGTCATCCGGTTCTTCAAATGATAGTATTGCTGTGAATTCAGCTCAGCAAGTAACGTTGACAGTAACAAGTGCACAAGGATGTGTCAATAGCTCTTCTGTTGATGTAAGCATCTATCCACAGCCTAGTCCTCAGATATCGGGTGATGGACCGTTTGAGTTTTGCACAGGTGAAAATGTTGTTCTCAGTGTAGGTTCGAATTATTCCTCTTATTTGTGGTCGAGTGGTTCAACCAGTCAAACTATTACGGTAACAGAATCTGGTCTGTATGGAGTGAGCGTGATTGACTTGAATGGTTGTGTAGATAGCACATTACTTGCCACACCGGTCTCTGTGACCGTATTCGAGCCTCAACCAGTGATTGTTCAATCAGGGGATTCGCTTATTATTACGAATGCTGGCGATTTTGGGGCAATTCAATGGTATTACAACGGAAATCCAATCTCGGGAGAAAATGGATCCGTTTACGTCATTACGTCAAGTGGAAATTACACAGCATCAGGGACTGATGATAATGGATGTATGGGCTTTTCGCCAAACTACGAGATGACGTGTTGTGTTGGAATCGGAGAGATAAATGACTTAAGTTATTTGAACATTTATCCGAATCCAACTTCGGGCATGATTACGCTCGAGGCGGAATTTGTCAATGAAACGGAAGTCTCGATCCTCATATTTGATATTGCTGGAAAGGAAATGATTGCATATTTCTTCGGTACTCCCGTTTCGAGCGTTCAGAAGTCATTCGACTTGAATACGTTGGCATCGGGCGTTTACTTTTTGCGGGTTACAACGAACAATGGAGCAATCGTTCACCGAATTGTCAAAAAGTAA